AGCAGCACGTCCCGATCGCGATCTACTGCGCCGAGGTCCGCAAAACCTTCTTCGTGTACGGCGGCACCACCGCCCGCGCCCCCGGCGACCGCCAGGAACTGCTGCACATGATCTCATACTTCGACCACGAAACCGGCCGCGTGCCCCGCCCCCGCATCCTCCTCAACAAACACACCGACGACGCGCACGACAACCCCGTCCTCTCCGTGGACGCCGCCGGCCACCTCTGGATCTTCTCCGCCGCGCACGGCACCGCCCGGCCCGCGTTCATCCACCGCAGCCGCCGCCCGTACTCCATTGACGAGTTCGAACGGGTGGCGGTCACGAACTTCTCCTATCCACAGCCGTGGTACGTGCCGGGTGACGGCTTCCTCTTTCTCCACACCCGCTACCGCGGCGCGCGCGAGATCAGCCCCGCCGCAATCCGCTGCCTCTTCTGGAGCACCAGCCCGGATGGCCGCAGCTGGGCGGAGCCGCGGCTGCTGGCCGCGATCGAACAGGGCAACTACCAGATCAGCTGGGGCGATGGCCGCCGCATCGCCACCGCCTTCGATTACCACCCGCAACCCGTCGGCCTCAACGCGCGCGCAAACCTGTACTACCTGGAAACCCGCGACTTCGGCCGTTCCTGGCAGACCGCCGACGGGCGCACCGCCGACCTTCCGCTCACCCGGCCGGACAATCCCGCGCTCGTCTACGACTCGCGGCGCGACCGCCGGCTGGTCTACCTGAAGGACCTCGCGTTCGACACCGACGGCCGCCCCGTGGTGCTCTACCTCACCAGCGCCGGCTACGAGCCTGGCCCCGCCAACGATCCGCGGCAGTGGTGGGTCGCGGTCTGGACCGGCCGCGAGTGGCGCCATCATCCCGTCACCCGCTCGCTGAACAACTACGACCACGGCTCGCTCTACCTCGAGCCCGACGGCACCTGGCGGATCATCGGCCCGACCGAACCCGGCCCCCAGCGCTACAATCCGGGCGGCGAAATGGCGATGTGGGTGAGCACCGACCGCGGCGCAACGTGGCGCCGCATCCGCGAACTGACACGTGGCAGCCCACGCAACCACAACTACGCGCGCCGCCCGCTACACGCCCACCCGGACTTCTACGCGATCTGGGCCGACGGCCACGGGCGCGAACCGTCCGAATCGCATCTGTACTTCACCGACCGAGAGGGCACGCGCGTCTGGCGCTTGCCGCCCGTGATGTCCGGCGAGTTTGCGGAGCCGGAGCCGATGCCGGTCACACCCTGATCGCGCCGCGGCGTCCAATCCTTGGAACGCGAACAGCCGGGCACGTCCAACCCTTGGAGACTCCCGCCGCGGCAAACAGCTGGGCGGCACGCCCGGCGCGCTCACCTCACCGCTTCTCCGAGGCCGCCGGCAGGCTCTGCCCCGGCGATCGTTGACGCGCAGGTCTCTCGCGACGCCCCGTCCGCCCCAGCGCGCGCCATCCCGTGGGCACCGGCGAGCGATCCGGTGCTCTCCCGGCCGGTTCTCCCCTCGCAACTCGGTGCGCTCGCCGCGCCGCCGGGTGTGCGGGGCGCACAGTCTGGCAACGACGACTGGCCGCCGGCGCTCACCGGCTACGAACCGTTCCGGCGCGGCGTCGCCGCCCGTCGGCCACCGGCCAGAGGGCGTTCGCGGAGGTGCTAGAGCCGCTGGCGAGACGCCCGCGCGGCGCGGTCATCCGCACCGGCCGGCGAAACGTGGAGCCCTCGCTCGACGATACGTTCGGGTCCGCTCGGTTGATCCTCGGAACGGGCTGGCCGGTGGGGGAGACCACCGCATCGGATGCCATCGCCGTTGCACCGGCGCGCTGCGCACAGCGCTTGGCGCGGCCAAGCGCGGCGATGGTATCCCCCCGCGGGAGCCACCGCTCGCGAGGGCGGGTCGCGTTCGGTATGGTGGGGGGCATGGGCGCAGCACGAACGCGTCGCCGCCGCCTCCGCCGCGAGACCCTGGCGGTGCTCGCGGTGCTGCTGGCCAGCGGCGTGGTGCTGTGTGTGAGCGCGGCGCGCATGCCGCTGTGTCGCGAGCAGGAGCTGCGCGTGGCGCTGACCGCGCGCACGATGGCGCAATCCGGCGGGTGGCTGCGGCCGGAGTACCGCGGCACCCCGCGCTACCAAAAGCCGCCGTTGATGTACTGGCTGACCGCGCTGACCTATCGGGCGGCGAGGACGACGCGCGTGGCAGCGATCGCGCGGCTTCCCGGCCTCGCGTTCGCGCTGGGGCTGCTCGCGCTGATCTACGCGGGCGGCCGGAGGCTGGTGGGACGCCGCGGTGCGGCACTGGCGACGGCGTTTGCGGCCGGGTCATATGCGATGCTGCGGTTTGGCTTCCGCGCGGAGGGCGACATCGCCCAATCATTCTGGACCGCCGCGGCGGTGTTCGGCGCCGGGCATGCGCTGCGCGCTCCCCCGCGAGCGTGGTGGTGGTGGCTGGCCGCGGGCGCGGCGGCAGGCGCGGGCATGCTGGCCAAAAGCCCCGCGCCGCCCGCGATTCTGCTGCTGACGGCGGCCTCCGCGGCGGCGCTGCACGCGCCGCTACGCCGCGGCCTCGCCCAGGGCCTGCTCCTGGCGATCGCCGGCGCCGCCGCGCTCGCGCTGCCGTGGTACGCGGTGGCGCTGTTCGGCCCTGCGAGCGAGGCGGCGGGCCGTGCCCTCGCCAGTGAAATGTCCGCGCTCATGCGCCGGCCGACTCATCCGGGCCCGTGGTTCTACTACCTCTACGCGCTGCCGGCCGCGCTGGCGCCCTGGAGCCTGGCACTGCCGGCCGCGCTCGCGCGGCTGGCGCGCCGGGTACGCGGACGCGCGCGCGAGGCGTTGCTGGCCGGCTGGCTACTGGCGGCGCTGTTGTTGCTTTCCGCGATGCGCAACAAACAGATCCACTACACGACCCTGCTGTTGCCGCCCGCCGCGCTGGCGCTGGGCGGCTGGGCGGCCCGCGTGCGCACCCGGCGTGCGGCGGGGGCGCTCACGTTCTACGGCCGCGCGATCGCGCTCACGCTGTTGCTGGCCGGCACCGTGTCCGCGGTCGCGGCGCCCGCGCTGCGCGCCGCCGGCTGGCCCACCGCGATTGCACTGGGCCTTGCGCTTACGGTGGCCGGCACCGCCGCTTGGCGCGCCGCCGAGCACGCGCCCCACATCCCCGCCCCGGCCGCGCTCGCCGGCATCTTGCTCGCCGCGCTGACGTTGAGCGGCCCCTGGGCACCATGGATCGAAAACGAACACATCCTGGTACCGTTTGCGAACCGGCTCGCGGAGCGGCTGAGCGCGGAGACGACCGTCTGGGTCGCCGGCGACGATGACGGTGCACTCGAGTTCCACCTCGGCCGGCCCGTTCGCACCGCGCCCGCATTCGAGACCGCGTGGGCGGCGGCCGCACCCGGCGACGTGGTCGTCGTGGCCGCGACCGACCATGCCCAGCGGTTCCCGGACAGGCCCGCTCCGCTCTGCGAGGTCCGCCATCGCGCGCATCGCGTGGCGGCCTACCTGCGCGCCCCCGCCACCCTCCGCGCGCCGCGCTGAGCAGCGCCGCCCGGCTCGTCAGCAGGCCGCCGGCCGGGTAGCATCGGGCGCTCGTACACGGCACCGGAGACCCGAACATGTTTGATCTGCAATCGCGTTTCGCACGGCGCATCGGCGGCGCGTCGTTCGGCGAATCGAACGCGATCTACAAGTTCGAAAAGATCAAGCGCGCAAAGGCCGCCGCGCTCGCGGCGCGGCCGAACGTGGAGCTGCTGGACTTTGGCGTCGGCGAGCCAGACCAGATCGCGCCGGCCCCGATCCGCGAGGCGCTGAAGCTGGCGGTGGACGACCCCGCCAACCGCGGCTACGCGGACAACGGCATCCGCGAGTTCCGCGTCGCGGCCGCGCGCTACATGGCCGAGTTCTTCGGCGTGCGCGACCTGGACCCCGACCGCCACATCAACCACAGCATCGGCTCGAAGTCCGCGCTCGCGATGTTGCCGCTGTGCTTCGTGGACCCGGGCGACGTGGTGCTCGCCACCGTGCCCGGCTATCCGGTGATGGCGACCCACGCGCGATACCTCGGCGCGCGCATCGTGCCGGTGCCGCTCCGGGAACAGAACGGCTTCCACCCGGACCTCGATGAGATCGCGCCGGCGGATGCGGACGCGGCGAAGCTCTTCTACGTGAACTATCCCAACAATCCGACCGGCGCGGCGGCGACGGACGAACTGTTCGACCGGCTCATCGAATTCGCCCACCGCCACAATGTGTTGATCGTGCACGACGCCGCCTACGCGACGCTCGTCTATGACCAACCGCGACGATCGATCCTTTCGCGTCCCGGCGGCCTCGAGTGCGCGATCGAGCTGCACTCGATGAGCAAGTCCTACAACATGACCGGCTGGCGGCTGGGGTTTGTCGCCGGGCCGGCCCGCGCGGTGCAGGCGTTTGCGGAGGTGAAAGACAACACCGACTCCGGCCAGTTCAAAGCGATCCAGCGCGCCGCCTGCGCGGGCATCGCCGACCTCTCGCTGGCGGAGGCGATCCGCGAACACTACCGCCGCCGGCTGGTGCGGCTGGTGGAGGTGCTGCGCGGCGCCGGCTTCGAGGCGCAGATGCCGGGCGGCACGTTCTACCTGTACGTGCGCGCACCGCGCGGCGCGGGGCCCACCCGCTTCGCGACCGCGGAGGAGGCCTCGCAGTATCTGATTCGCGAGCACTCCGTCTCCACCGTGCCGTGGGACGACGTCGGCGCGTATTTGCGATTCTCTGCGACGTTCGAGGCGCGAGACGAGGCCGACGAGTCGCGCGTGCTCGACGAGCTCGGCCGCCGGCTGCGCGCCGCGCGGCTGTGGTTCTAGGGAGTGGCGCCGGTGGCGGTCTTTTCGCTGGGCTATCCGGAAGCGCTGGAGCGGGCCTGGCTGCGGCTGGCCATGCGCGCGACCGGCGCCACATCGCCGGAGGACGCCTGCGACCGGCTCGCGCGCGCGGCCGCCGAACTCTCCGATCGCTTCACCACCGACCGCGAAGCCGGATTCGGCGGATACGGCCGCGATGCGCGGCTGACCGCCGCCTATGGGCTGTTCTTTTTCCCTCGCACCCACGTTCGCGCGCGGCTCGTGTTGGCGGAGTGTGCGACGGTCGCCTCCGAGACCACGTGGTTTCGACTGCGCCGGCCGGACGTTCTCATTGCGGACATCGGCGCCGGCACCGGTGCGGCGGGGCTGGCCGCGGTGGACATCGTCCGCGCGCTTCGCCCCCGCGCCCGATGCCGCCTCCTCGCCTGTGACCAGCACGCCGGTGCACTGGACCGACTCGTCGGCCTCGCGCGCGAACTCGGCAGCCGCCGTAATCCGGTGGTGGTGCGCGCGCCCGCCGACGCGACCGTGTGGCTACCGCCGGAACCGGTGGACATCGCGATCGCCGGCTTCTCACTGAACGAGATGTTTGAAACCGCGTCGGACGCAACGGTGCTGGAGTGGATGCGACGGCACATCGAACAGCTGCGGCCCGGCGGATGGCTGGTGCTGCTGGAACCGGCGACCCGCGCCTGCGCCGTGCGGATCGAGCGTCTGCGCGACGCGCTCGCCGTGCGCGACGATCTGCGAATCCTCGCCCCTTGCCCCCACCACCGACCCTGCCCGATCCTCGCGCTGGGCCGCTCCAACGTGTGGTGTCACGAGGTCCGGCGCTGGAACGTGCCGGCCAGCCTGCGATGGATGAACCGCCGGCTACATCGCGACATCGGAGTGCTCTCGTACTCCTTTCTGGCGGTCGAGCGCGCCCCCGCACCGGCCGCCTCCTCCGACCCCTCCAGCGGCCGGCTGGTCGGCCCCGTGCGCCACACCGGCGGCCGCATCCAGTCGTGGCTGTGCGCCGCGGACGGCTCGATGCGCTCCTGCGAAGTGCTCACGCGCCATCTCGAGCGCGCGCGGACCAAACGCCTGCTCGAGCAGCTCGAACGCGGCGCGCGCGTGCGTCTGATCGGCGCCGAACTGATCGGTGACGGCCGCATTCTGCGCGGACGCGACTTCGAACTGGCCAGCGGCCCGGACTGATCGGCCGCGCGGCTGGCCGCACGCGCGGGTCTTCGGTAGAGTGCAATCCGCCCCCCACGGGGGGTTGAGGAGAGCCGCGATGATCCGAATCCGCTTCGCCGGGTCGGCGGCCGTTCTGTTGCCGGTGGCTCTCGTCGGCGCCGCCGGGACCTCCCCGCCGCTGCCGCCACCGCGCGCATGGCTGCAGTACGAAGTGATCCTCTGGGTCGGCGAGAGCGCGCACAGCGACCCCTCACGCTGGCCGCTGTTCCTGCAGCGGTTGCGCGAGCTGGGCGCGACCGCCGGCATGGTGCACGGCCGTGCCGCGCCGGACCCGTGGGTGGCCGCGGGCGTGCGGTACTACGTTGAGAACGTCGTCAACCGCGGCCTCTGCCTCAAATGGAACTCGTCCGTGCGGGACTGGAATGCGTTCATCAACCGCTGGATGGCGACCCGCGACCCCGCCGCGTTCGTGCGCGAGTACGGACTTTATGATCCCGAGTGGCGCGCCTGGGCCCGCCGCGAGGCGCGCGAGAGCGCCCGCCGCCATGCGCCGCACTCGCCGCTGGCCTACAACCTGCGCGACGAGCTCTCGATCACCATCTCCGCAAATCCGTTCGACTACGACTGGTCCGGCCCCACCCTCGAAGCGTTTCGCGCGTGGCTGCGCAACCGGTACACCGATCTGGACGCGCTGAACCGAGCGTGGGCAACCCGCTTCCCGGACTGGTCGGCGGTCCGTCCCTTCTCCACCGACGAGATCAAACACCGGATGGTCTCCGGCGCCGACCACCCGCAGGGGGCACCCGACTGGTCCGCGCTGGCGCGCGTCGTGTTCCGGGCGGAGGAAGCGCGCCGGACGCCCCGGCGGTGGAATTTCGCGCCGTGGTGCGAGTTCCGCACTTTTCTCGACCAGACCTGGGCCGAGCTGCTCGACGAGCTGCGCCGCGAGATGCGCGCGGTCGATCCCCTCACACCGGTGGGCATCGAGGGCACGCAGATGCCGCACGCGTTCGGCGGCTTCGACCTCGAGCGGCTGGCGCGTGCGGTGGACTGGGCGGAGCCCTACGACATCGGCGCCGCGCGCGCGATCTTCGGCTCGTTCATGGAGGATCGGCCGCTGCTGAGCACGATCGGTGAGGCGGACGAAGCGACCGCGCGCCGTCGTTTGTGGCGTCTGCTGCTGGAGGGCGACCGCGGCTGCATCCTCTGGTGGAGCGAGGACTGTCTGCAGTGGGACGCGCCCGATCTGCCGCTCACGCCGAAAGGTCGCGCGCTGGCCGCGGCGGTGCGGCCGCTGCGGGGCCCGCTCACGGAGCTGTGGCTGCGCGCGACGCCGGAATGGGACCCGATCGCGATCCACTATTCGCAGCCCAGCATCCAGGTGAACTGGCTGCTGGAGTCCACGGTGGACGGCCGCACCTGGCCGCGCCGCTTTTCCAGCTACGAGGCGCAGCACAACCGGCAGGCCGCGCTCCGGGTGCGATGGCTCTCCGCTCTGCGCGCCGCCGGCTGGAGCCCGCGCTTCCTCGCGTCTTCCCAGATCGAGGCCGGTGAGCTGCTCCGCGGCCGCTGGCGCGCGCTGGTGATGCCGGGGTCTTGGGCGATGTCGGACCGGGAGCTCGCAGCGCTGCGCGAATTTACCGCCGCCGGCGGACGGCTGATCTACGACGGCGAGCCCGCCGCCTGGGACGAGCGCGGACGGTTGCGCGAGACCGCGGCGATGCCGCCACAAAGCTCGGATCCGCCGCCCGATCCGGTTGCGCACTTGGCGGATCTTGCCCCACCGCTGCGCGTCGAGGGCGGCGGGCCGGTCGCAGTGTTCCGCCGCCGGCTCGACGCGGTGCGGCTCGTTGGCCTCAGCCCGGAAACCGGCGCAACGATGGGCGAGGACCTCACCATCACCGAGCGGGCCGCGGCAGACGCCACCGAGGTTGAGGTGGTCTTCGCGCAGCCGCTGCACGCCGCGGATCTTCGCACCGGCCGTCGGTTCGGCCGGGTCGACCGCCTGCGGCTGCGGCTGGACCCC
The DNA window shown above is from Kiritimatiellia bacterium and carries:
- a CDS encoding beta-galactosidase, translated to MIRIRFAGSAAVLLPVALVGAAGTSPPLPPPRAWLQYEVILWVGESAHSDPSRWPLFLQRLRELGATAGMVHGRAAPDPWVAAGVRYYVENVVNRGLCLKWNSSVRDWNAFINRWMATRDPAAFVREYGLYDPEWRAWARREARESARRHAPHSPLAYNLRDELSITISANPFDYDWSGPTLEAFRAWLRNRYTDLDALNRAWATRFPDWSAVRPFSTDEIKHRMVSGADHPQGAPDWSALARVVFRAEEARRTPRRWNFAPWCEFRTFLDQTWAELLDELRREMRAVDPLTPVGIEGTQMPHAFGGFDLERLARAVDWAEPYDIGAARAIFGSFMEDRPLLSTIGEADEATARRRLWRLLLEGDRGCILWWSEDCLQWDAPDLPLTPKGRALAAAVRPLRGPLTELWLRATPEWDPIAIHYSQPSIQVNWLLESTVDGRTWPRRFSSYEAQHNRQAALRVRWLSALRAAGWSPRFLASSQIEAGELLRGRWRALVMPGSWAMSDRELAALREFTAAGGRLIYDGEPAAWDERGRLRETAAMPPQSSDPPPDPVAHLADLAPPLRVEGGGPVAVFRRRLDAVRLVGLSPETGATMGEDLTITERAAADATEVEVVFAQPLHAADLRTGRRFGRVDRLRLRLDPAEPPLLAVSDAPLPEASDLVGALLGPASGPR
- a CDS encoding glycosyltransferase family 39 protein — protein: MGAARTRRRRLRRETLAVLAVLLASGVVLCVSAARMPLCREQELRVALTARTMAQSGGWLRPEYRGTPRYQKPPLMYWLTALTYRAARTTRVAAIARLPGLAFALGLLALIYAGGRRLVGRRGAALATAFAAGSYAMLRFGFRAEGDIAQSFWTAAAVFGAGHALRAPPRAWWWWLAAGAAAGAGMLAKSPAPPAILLLTAASAAALHAPLRRGLAQGLLLAIAGAAALALPWYAVALFGPASEAAGRALASEMSALMRRPTHPGPWFYYLYALPAALAPWSLALPAALARLARRVRGRAREALLAGWLLAALLLLSAMRNKQIHYTTLLLPPAALALGGWAARVRTRRAAGALTFYGRAIALTLLLAGTVSAVAAPALRAAGWPTAIALGLALTVAGTAAWRAAEHAPHIPAPAALAGILLAALTLSGPWAPWIENEHILVPFANRLAERLSAETTVWVAGDDDGALEFHLGRPVRTAPAFETAWAAAAPGDVVVVAATDHAQRFPDRPAPLCEVRHRAHRVAAYLRAPATLRAPR
- a CDS encoding aminotransferase class I/II-fold pyridoxal phosphate-dependent enzyme, yielding MFDLQSRFARRIGGASFGESNAIYKFEKIKRAKAAALAARPNVELLDFGVGEPDQIAPAPIREALKLAVDDPANRGYADNGIREFRVAAARYMAEFFGVRDLDPDRHINHSIGSKSALAMLPLCFVDPGDVVLATVPGYPVMATHARYLGARIVPVPLREQNGFHPDLDEIAPADADAAKLFYVNYPNNPTGAAATDELFDRLIEFAHRHNVLIVHDAAYATLVYDQPRRSILSRPGGLECAIELHSMSKSYNMTGWRLGFVAGPARAVQAFAEVKDNTDSGQFKAIQRAACAGIADLSLAEAIREHYRRRLVRLVEVLRGAGFEAQMPGGTFYLYVRAPRGAGPTRFATAEEASQYLIREHSVSTVPWDDVGAYLRFSATFEARDEADESRVLDELGRRLRAARLWF
- a CDS encoding BNR repeat-containing protein, yielding MPNATHRRMCAALALAAAPLPTDDGYRGIWYFNQPTRDEYRYKYSGGMATYPQQHVPIAIYCAEVRKTFFVYGGTTARAPGDRQELLHMISYFDHETGRVPRPRILLNKHTDDAHDNPVLSVDAAGHLWIFSAAHGTARPAFIHRSRRPYSIDEFERVAVTNFSYPQPWYVPGDGFLFLHTRYRGAREISPAAIRCLFWSTSPDGRSWAEPRLLAAIEQGNYQISWGDGRRIATAFDYHPQPVGLNARANLYYLETRDFGRSWQTADGRTADLPLTRPDNPALVYDSRRDRRLVYLKDLAFDTDGRPVVLYLTSAGYEPGPANDPRQWWVAVWTGREWRHHPVTRSLNNYDHGSLYLEPDGTWRIIGPTEPGPQRYNPGGEMAMWVSTDRGATWRRIRELTRGSPRNHNYARRPLHAHPDFYAIWADGHGREPSESHLYFTDREGTRVWRLPPVMSGEFAEPEPMPVTP